One genomic region from Clostridium saccharobutylicum DSM 13864 encodes:
- a CDS encoding extracellular solute-binding protein, which yields MLIFLVNLSSCSLEDKNNTENEEKITLTMWHIWPQTTSDANGKIVQDTVEEWNKANPNVQIKVEAVENERYKAKIKTAFATNELPDIFYSWGGGFSKPFIESEKVLNLNEYLDKDTKDKINKGMLNNITYDNNIYGLPMTLSVGTFYYNKKLFSEANIKIPDNYDEFIDAVKEFKNKGITPLLVGEKDNWTGNLYYDMLALREGGVGGVSDPNTGTKKKDTILKAAYRLKELVDLKAFNESSWELTRDESEAIFKRGEIPMYYTGNWFIGELRNAEPSVRDNVIIKTFPIMREGKGNSKEFLGGAVDHLMISNNSKYKKEAVAAATFIAEGVSKKYYESGSGLPAWKYTDDTSNINTISKELEGVTENASYSLYGDIYLGEEKGNKQKELVHKLFEGKISPEDFTKEMEKLEL from the coding sequence ATGTTAATATTCTTAGTCAATTTAAGTAGCTGCTCTTTAGAAGATAAAAATAATACAGAGAATGAAGAAAAAATAACGCTAACTATGTGGCATATATGGCCACAAACTACAAGTGATGCTAATGGAAAGATTGTGCAGGATACTGTGGAGGAATGGAATAAGGCTAATCCCAATGTTCAAATTAAAGTAGAGGCTGTAGAAAATGAAAGATATAAAGCAAAAATAAAGACAGCTTTCGCTACAAATGAATTACCAGACATATTTTACTCTTGGGGTGGAGGTTTCAGTAAGCCTTTTATAGAATCAGAAAAGGTATTAAATCTAAATGAATACCTAGATAAAGATACAAAGGATAAGATTAATAAAGGAATGCTTAATAATATAACTTATGATAATAATATATATGGTTTACCGATGACATTATCGGTTGGAACCTTTTATTACAATAAAAAGCTTTTTTCAGAAGCCAATATAAAAATACCAGATAATTATGATGAATTTATAGATGCGGTAAAGGAATTTAAGAATAAAGGAATAACACCATTATTAGTGGGAGAAAAGGATAATTGGACAGGAAATCTTTATTATGATATGTTGGCACTGCGAGAAGGGGGAGTTGGTGGAGTTAGTGATCCTAATACTGGCACCAAAAAAAAAGATACTATATTAAAGGCTGCATATAGATTAAAAGAATTAGTGGATCTTAAAGCTTTTAATGAATCAAGCTGGGAACTCACAAGAGATGAGTCTGAAGCTATATTTAAACGTGGAGAAATTCCTATGTATTATACAGGCAACTGGTTTATAGGAGAATTAAGAAATGCAGAACCTTCTGTAAGAGATAACGTAATTATTAAAACGTTTCCTATAATGAGAGAAGGCAAAGGAAATAGTAAAGAATTTTTAGGTGGAGCAGTAGATCATTTAATGATAAGTAACAATTCAAAATATAAAAAAGAGGCTGTTGCTGCTGCGACATTTATAGCTGAAGGAGTATCAAAAAAATATTATGAATCTGGTTCTGGTCTTCCAGCATGGAAGTATACCGATGATACGAGTAACATAAATACGATATCTAAAGAATTAGAGGGGGTAACAGAGAATGCATCATATAGCTTATATGGAGATATTTACTTGGGTGAAGAGAAAGGAAATAAGCAAAAGGAATTAGTGCATAAGTTATTTGAAGGTAAAATAAGTCCTGAAGACTTTACTAAAGAAATGGAGAAATTAGAATTATAA
- a CDS encoding sugar ABC transporter substrate-binding protein: MKRKIIALLSTVFIVGSLVGCGSKTQSQGTTSGNEKKVIYFIPIVDTGAYWSPMKKAAEDEAKALGYELVVKTSPPNETQKNEKHIGFLDEAVKNKAAGIAIAPMDPDMFDKKVKKANEKGIPVVTFDADIKTKENRTAYIGTDNKLAGEQLGENGAKTLKEKGITKGKIGMAAVNLTQTTMTYREDGVKAGFEKVMGDDAKNFEWLEPIQDNDQSAESKRQLEGQITSNPDMAAVFSLGSEGPDTGVMEAIKSQGKAGSIYHFGFDYTPTWENGVSNNLISGIVDQDSYQIGKTIIDTLDKKIKGEDVDDVYPVSVKWVTADKIVEYGKEKQTQFAEETK, encoded by the coding sequence ATGAAGAGGAAAATTATTGCTTTATTATCAACAGTATTTATTGTTGGTAGCCTAGTTGGGTGTGGATCAAAAACACAATCACAAGGAACAACAAGTGGAAATGAAAAAAAGGTTATTTACTTTATTCCAATAGTTGATACAGGAGCTTACTGGTCACCTATGAAGAAAGCAGCTGAGGATGAGGCTAAGGCATTAGGATATGAGTTAGTAGTTAAAACTTCACCTCCAAATGAAACACAAAAAAATGAAAAGCATATAGGTTTCCTTGATGAAGCTGTAAAAAATAAAGCAGCAGGAATAGCAATTGCACCAATGGATCCAGATATGTTTGATAAGAAAGTTAAAAAAGCAAACGAGAAAGGCATTCCAGTAGTAACTTTTGATGCAGATATAAAGACAAAAGAAAATAGAACAGCTTATATAGGAACAGATAATAAGCTCGCAGGAGAACAGCTTGGAGAAAATGGTGCTAAAACTTTAAAAGAAAAAGGTATCACAAAAGGCAAAATTGGAATGGCAGCAGTAAACTTAACTCAAACAACTATGACATATAGAGAAGATGGGGTAAAAGCTGGTTTTGAAAAAGTTATGGGAGATGATGCTAAGAACTTCGAATGGTTAGAGCCAATTCAAGATAATGACCAATCAGCAGAATCTAAAAGACAATTAGAAGGTCAAATAACTTCAAATCCAGACATGGCAGCTGTATTCTCATTAGGATCAGAAGGTCCAGATACAGGTGTAATGGAAGCTATAAAATCTCAAGGTAAGGCAGGAAGTATATATCATTTTGGCTTTGACTATACTCCAACTTGGGAAAATGGTGTAAGCAACAATTTAATATCAGGAATTGTTGACCAAGATTCTTATCAAATAGGTAAAACAATAATAGATACTTTAGATAAGAAAATAAAAGGTGAAGATGTTGATGATGTTTACCCAGTTTCAGTTAAATGGGTGACTGCAGATAAAATTGTTGAATATGGAAAAGAAAAGCAAACACAATTTGCAGAAGAAACTAAATAA
- a CDS encoding ABC transporter permease gives MINSKVAQKGRIKVKMEGFDIKSLFLKYSIYLVLAILVLAFSIASPDFLGAANLSNFLRQIPTVGILTVAITMVIVTGGVDLSIGAIAAFSGCTVTYLAVKGISMPVCLLAGLLIGSLWGLFNGILITKFKLESFILTMGTCYLIRGLILFFTNGIYIKGVPDWFYDISNTEIGISIIHTNTIVFVVIVLVIAYLMKNTRFGRYCYVVGSNKEAGRLSGINVNKHVIKVYVIEGFLAAIAGILLMSSINVGAPSEINGPDLFAMAGAIMGGVQFGGGVGTIGGAMVGIFTIQVFQSGLAILGINSFLQQAVTGAIIVLAIVVDFYRKGTLFKKKG, from the coding sequence ATGATTAATAGTAAAGTTGCTCAAAAGGGACGTATTAAGGTTAAAATGGAAGGGTTTGATATTAAAAGCTTATTTCTAAAATATTCAATTTACCTAGTGCTTGCAATTCTTGTTTTGGCATTTTCAATTGCAAGTCCTGATTTTTTAGGAGCAGCAAATTTGTCAAATTTCTTAAGACAAATTCCTACAGTGGGAATTTTGACTGTTGCAATTACTATGGTAATAGTAACTGGAGGAGTTGACCTTTCAATAGGTGCAATAGCTGCATTCTCAGGATGTACAGTAACTTATTTGGCGGTAAAGGGAATTAGTATGCCAGTTTGTTTACTTGCTGGATTATTGATAGGTTCACTTTGGGGATTGTTTAATGGAATATTAATTACAAAATTTAAATTAGAATCTTTTATACTTACAATGGGTACATGCTACCTAATAAGAGGGTTGATATTATTCTTTACAAATGGAATTTATATCAAAGGAGTTCCAGATTGGTTTTACGATATTTCTAATACAGAAATAGGTATATCAATAATACACACTAACACAATAGTATTTGTCGTGATAGTTTTAGTTATAGCGTATTTGATGAAAAATACAAGATTCGGAAGATACTGCTATGTGGTTGGATCAAACAAAGAAGCAGGAAGATTATCAGGAATAAATGTAAACAAACATGTTATAAAAGTGTATGTAATAGAAGGATTTTTAGCTGCAATAGCTGGTATTTTATTAATGTCAAGTATAAATGTTGGTGCTCCAAGTGAAATAAATGGTCCAGATTTATTTGCAATGGCAGGTGCAATTATGGGTGGAGTCCAATTTGGTGGAGGAGTAGGAACAATAGGAGGAGCTATGGTTGGAATATTTACAATACAAGTATTCCAAAGTGGACTAGCTATCTTAGGAATTAACTCATTCTTACAACAGGCTGTTACAGGAGCTATTATTGTACTTGCTATAGTTGTGGATTTCTACAGAAAAGGAACTTTATTTAAGAAAAAGGGCTAA
- a CDS encoding sugar ABC transporter ATP-binding protein yields MSNVFLEMKNIHKRFPGVYALKGAQLEIRKGEVHALLGENGAGKSTLMKILGGVHKQDEGQIFVEGVDCGVINPTKAAELGIGFVHQELNLAETLTVAENVYMGRLPYKNETLGIVDYKKLYEDTEAIIERLGIDIKATDLVMQLPTAKRQMVEIAKAISLNAKIIIFDEPTTSLSQKDVENLFEVIKTLKRDEVAVIYISHRLKEVFDICDRATVLRDGTYIESCDVKEITQERLINMMVGRDLTELFPKEVFEPKEYVLEVEGLSDYAGRVKNVSLKARKGEILGIAGLVGAGRTELMRLIFGADRISEGKIIVKGKEVKINSPMDAISNGICLLTEDRKNQGLSLVMSVLDNITMTNLKDFVLNHKKLREAGEKFKEALEIKTANLDVKAGTLSGGNQQKLILAKWLNTDSEIFIFDEPTKGIDVGTKAEIYHIMNDLVRKGKVVIMVSSELPELLGMSDRLYVMCEGKMTGELSREEATQEKIMKLATLGGINKND; encoded by the coding sequence TTGAGTAATGTATTTTTAGAAATGAAGAACATACATAAGAGATTTCCAGGAGTGTATGCACTTAAAGGAGCACAACTGGAAATAAGAAAAGGTGAAGTACATGCTTTATTAGGAGAAAACGGTGCTGGAAAATCAACTTTAATGAAAATACTTGGAGGAGTCCATAAACAGGATGAAGGTCAAATATTTGTTGAAGGAGTTGATTGTGGAGTTATTAATCCAACTAAGGCTGCAGAATTAGGTATTGGATTTGTTCATCAAGAATTAAATTTAGCAGAAACATTGACGGTTGCAGAAAACGTTTATATGGGAAGGCTTCCATATAAAAATGAAACCTTAGGTATTGTTGACTATAAAAAATTATATGAAGATACAGAGGCTATAATTGAAAGATTAGGAATAGATATAAAAGCTACTGACTTGGTTATGCAGCTGCCAACTGCAAAAAGGCAAATGGTAGAAATAGCGAAAGCTATAAGCTTAAATGCAAAGATTATTATTTTCGATGAACCAACAACATCGTTATCTCAGAAGGATGTTGAAAACCTTTTTGAAGTTATAAAAACTTTAAAGAGAGATGAAGTTGCAGTTATATATATATCACATAGATTAAAGGAAGTTTTTGATATTTGTGATAGAGCTACTGTTTTAAGAGATGGTACTTATATTGAAAGCTGTGATGTTAAAGAGATAACTCAGGAAAGACTTATAAATATGATGGTAGGAAGAGATTTGACAGAGTTATTTCCTAAGGAGGTTTTCGAGCCTAAAGAATATGTTTTAGAAGTAGAAGGTCTTAGTGATTATGCTGGGAGAGTTAAGAATGTCAGCTTAAAAGCAAGAAAAGGCGAAATTTTAGGAATAGCTGGTTTGGTTGGTGCAGGAAGAACGGAACTTATGAGACTTATATTTGGTGCTGATAGAATTAGTGAAGGTAAGATAATAGTAAAGGGAAAAGAAGTTAAGATTAATTCACCTATGGATGCAATAAGTAACGGTATTTGCCTTTTAACAGAGGATAGAAAAAATCAAGGCTTATCATTAGTAATGAGTGTTCTTGATAATATAACTATGACTAACTTGAAAGACTTTGTTTTAAATCATAAGAAGTTAAGAGAAGCAGGAGAAAAATTTAAAGAGGCACTTGAGATTAAAACCGCAAATCTTGATGTTAAGGCAGGAACATTATCAGGTGGAAATCAGCAGAAATTAATATTAGCTAAGTGGCTAAATACAGATTCAGAAATATTTATTTTTGATGAACCAACTAAAGGAATAGATGTTGGTACAAAAGCTGAGATATATCATATAATGAATGATTTGGTTAGAAAAGGTAAAGTAGTTATTATGGTTTCTTCTGAATTGCCAGAGTTATTAGGAATGTCAGATAGATTATATGTTATGTGTGAAGGAAAAATGACAGGAGAACTTAGCAGAGAAGAAGCGACACAAGAAAAGATTATGAAATTAGCTACGCTTGGAGGGATTAATAAAAATGATTAA
- a CDS encoding leucine-rich repeat domain-containing protein has product MKVAFEDEQFENDVRKSINKLEGDITKEDLINLTELSIEHYSDEPCIRSIEGIQYCENLKKLELIEIYISDISLLKNLKNLEYLDLRSNCIKDIDDISNLKSIEYLNLTHNPIETVDAVEKLPNLKYLELPRIPAKFPELMYPMKLLSIGIPDNCIDLEFLSEYENIREIFFPKWVEDFNIVKRFIKRLDTIEKIHLYNSKIKTLNSLEGFANLKTLDLYANSIKDITGLKYLTNLVELDLSINQISDISYISQLKKLEKLSLDSNLIQDISVLENLKNLKELSLMECGIKDISPLKYLVNLEKLYLDYNKITDISSIENLSKLKVLWMDGNEINNKEILKKLNIEDVIY; this is encoded by the coding sequence ATGAAAGTGGCATTTGAAGACGAACAATTTGAGAATGATGTAAGAAAAAGTATAAATAAATTAGAGGGGGATATCACTAAAGAAGATTTAATTAATCTTACTGAACTAAGTATTGAACATTATAGTGATGAGCCATGCATTAGAAGTATAGAAGGGATACAATACTGTGAGAACTTGAAAAAACTAGAGCTGATAGAAATTTACATAAGTGATATTTCACTATTAAAAAATCTCAAGAACTTAGAGTATCTTGACTTAAGAAGTAATTGTATAAAAGATATTGATGATATTAGCAATCTTAAATCAATAGAATATTTAAATTTAACTCATAACCCTATTGAAACAGTGGATGCAGTTGAAAAGCTACCAAATTTAAAATATTTAGAGTTACCTAGAATACCTGCAAAATTTCCTGAATTGATGTATCCGATGAAATTATTGTCTATAGGGATTCCCGATAATTGTATTGATTTAGAATTTTTGAGTGAGTATGAAAATATTAGGGAGATTTTTTTCCCTAAGTGGGTAGAAGATTTTAATATTGTTAAAAGGTTCATTAAGAGACTTGATACAATAGAGAAAATACATTTATATAATAGTAAAATAAAAACTTTAAATTCTTTAGAAGGGTTTGCCAATTTAAAGACATTAGATTTATATGCAAATAGTATTAAGGACATCACAGGACTAAAATATTTAACAAATTTAGTTGAACTTGATTTAAGTATAAATCAAATTAGTGATATTTCGTATATTAGTCAACTGAAAAAACTTGAAAAATTATCATTAGATTCAAATTTAATTCAAGATATTAGTGTTTTAGAAAATCTTAAAAATTTAAAAGAATTAAGCCTAATGGAATGTGGAATAAAAGATATATCACCACTGAAATATCTAGTGAATTTGGAGAAATTATATTTAGACTATAATAAAATTACTGATATAAGTAGTATTGAAAATTTATCTAAATTGAAAGTATTATGGATGGACGGGAATGAAATAAACAATAAAGAGATTCTTAAAAAACTAAATATAGAAGATGTTATTTACTAA
- a CDS encoding SMI1/KNR4 family protein, translated as MHKKDIEKFINENEEDAFFTGGIDYIKINDIEKQLCINFPESYKWFLGKYGFGGIFGVEILGCGKGGVPSVIRETERYRKLGLPLDYVVISSSDEWVYCLDLKNGDKHDCKIISWDRNIGFRKIEAESFFQFILEEFKDGKDSWD; from the coding sequence ATGCACAAAAAAGATATAGAGAAATTTATTAATGAAAATGAAGAAGACGCATTTTTTACTGGTGGAATTGATTATATAAAAATAAATGATATAGAAAAACAGTTATGTATTAATTTTCCGGAAAGTTACAAGTGGTTTCTTGGTAAATATGGATTTGGGGGAATTTTTGGAGTTGAAATATTAGGGTGTGGTAAAGGGGGAGTACCATCAGTAATAAGAGAAACAGAAAGATACAGGAAATTGGGATTGCCTTTAGATTATGTAGTAATAAGTAGTAGCGATGAATGGGTATATTGTTTAGATTTAAAAAATGGAGATAAGCATGATTGTAAAATAATAAGTTGGGATAGGAATATAGGATTTAGAAAAATAGAAGCAGAAAGTTTCTTTCAATTTATTTTAGAAGAATTTAAAGATGGAAAAGATTCATGGGATTAA
- a CDS encoding HNH/ENDO VII family nuclease, which translates to MNTAQDIIEQLNDANTFDSVAETIASGVNDVTADYSTHEDAAASFQAEQQNGTWIETVPAYEQEPWVETYPAPENTEPQIESFPAIQDEAPTITVFPHAKSQIPSIETFPTNKPKSIDDFILNIISNYKPVNYTGTTKVNGKVIDISRRVYQYDDIDWNRVDIESGLNNKQLAQKGFAPYANDGTKIELHHLLQMEPGTMVEISASLHDEYNKILHQWVKSGESFRNDTTKDKQYNNFKRKYWRWRAKNL; encoded by the coding sequence ATGAATACAGCACAAGATATTATAGAGCAATTAAATGATGCAAATACTTTTGATTCGGTAGCTGAAACAATTGCATCAGGAGTTAATGATGTAACAGCAGATTATTCAACTCATGAAGATGCAGCGGCAAGTTTTCAAGCAGAACAACAGAATGGAACCTGGATAGAAACTGTACCAGCTTATGAACAAGAACCATGGGTAGAGACATATCCAGCTCCAGAAAATACAGAACCACAGATAGAATCATTCCCAGCAATACAAGATGAAGCTCCTACAATAACAGTATTTCCACATGCAAAATCACAAATACCAAGTATAGAAACTTTCCCTACCAATAAACCTAAGAGTATTGATGATTTTATATTAAATATTATTAGTAACTATAAACCAGTTAATTATACTGGCACAACTAAAGTTAATGGTAAAGTGATTGATATTAGTCGCAGAGTATACCAGTATGATGATATTGATTGGAATCGTGTTGATATAGAAAGTGGATTGAATAATAAGCAATTGGCACAAAAGGGATTTGCACCATATGCCAATGATGGAACTAAGATAGAATTACATCATCTGCTGCAAATGGAACCTGGAACTATGGTGGAAATTTCAGCAAGTTTGCATGATGAGTACAACAAGATACTACATCAATGGGTAAAGTCTGGAGAAAGTTTTAGAAATGATACAACAAAAGATAAACAATATAATAATTTTAAGAGAAAATATTGGAGATGGAGAGCAAAAAATTTATAG
- a CDS encoding DUF6985 domain-containing protein: protein MLIPNIELKNGMWNGKIHLEYWNNFFQNKEDIELNIGGDSKTEKLEESHKNGYEYISSNQEELLNLILKELLKQYPILQEEYGYEEEELEEIMPNVEQILDFRKLIKPKRIYILNIENDGIPYIGVHFLCSWDEEQDFGVMLNKDRIIKMGGADTAFLSWIAKNDKKALN, encoded by the coding sequence ATGTTAATACCAAATATTGAATTAAAAAATGGAATGTGGAATGGAAAGATACATCTAGAATATTGGAATAACTTTTTTCAAAATAAAGAAGATATTGAGTTGAATATTGGTGGTGATTCAAAGACGGAGAAATTGGAAGAAAGTCATAAAAATGGTTATGAATATATATCTTCTAATCAAGAGGAATTACTTAATCTAATTTTAAAAGAATTATTAAAACAATATCCAATTTTGCAAGAAGAATATGGCTATGAAGAAGAAGAACTTGAAGAAATCATGCCTAATGTTGAACAAATCTTAGACTTTAGAAAATTAATCAAACCTAAAAGAATTTATATCTTAAATATTGAAAATGATGGTATTCCATATATAGGGGTTCATTTTCTGTGTTCATGGGATGAGGAACAGGATTTTGGGGTTATGTTGAATAAAGATAGAATTATTAAAATGGGTGGTGCAGATACTGCTTTTCTATCATGGATAGCTAAGAACGATAAAAAAGCTTTGAATTAA
- a CDS encoding HNH endonuclease: protein MFTSLSYQGVGEADLDGVRIINKAYAGQTYQLSGDLAEKYPNGVEFTEEGFPDFSPYSTKTVTVDNLVGDAYYDFIKANEAAGYDSTPEGYTWHHVEDGKTMELVPSDLHGAVKHTGGAALIRKGIRP from the coding sequence ATCTTTACAAGCTTATCATACCAGGGGGTAGGAGAAGCTGATTTAGATGGCGTTAGAATAATCAATAAAGCATATGCAGGACAAACGTACCAATTAAGTGGGGACTTAGCTGAAAAGTATCCAAATGGAGTTGAGTTCACAGAAGAAGGGTTCCCAGATTTCAGTCCATATAGTACTAAGACAGTAACAGTTGACAACCTTGTAGGTGATGCTTACTATGATTTTATCAAAGCAAATGAAGCAGCAGGATATGATTCGACACCAGAAGGATACACATGGCATCATGTTGAAGATGGTAAAACAATGGAATTAGTCCCATCTGATTTGCATGGTGCAGTAAAACATACAGGAGGAGCAGCTCTAATCAGAAAAGGTATAAGGCCATAA
- a CDS encoding IS4 family transposase, giving the protein MKNIKLLSQILKKTNKLIISNEFKEAYSLGNSFSRKRKLSFSNAVHFICSALRKSMATEISNFIEEHTYLDFPCISKQAFSKARQNISPEAFKELCRLFVDSFYSSTNNLKKWNGFNVLAVDGTSLQVPDTIECGEYFGLSKNQNKVQTAIASASALYDVLNDIIIDASVTKFRTSEREMAKQHINTLNNEKLLNNSIVIFDRGYPSYDMFDYLNDRNLFFLMRISSSFKIIQSISSEDCIFEYKSKGELKKVRVIKIKLSADTTEILVTNIFDEIITPNQFKELYFLRWGVECKYKELKSSIEIEEFSGTKPIAIEQDFYASIYISMVAALIKKDADAAIANKNKDKNLKSEYQANRNFILCDVLKKIIVMMVKPISGKRILEHILEKAKKIRSQIRPNRNCERKNKHPRKKHHSQRKSCI; this is encoded by the coding sequence ATGAAAAATATTAAATTATTATCCCAAATTTTAAAGAAAACAAATAAATTAATTATTTCCAATGAGTTTAAAGAAGCGTATAGCTTAGGTAATTCATTTTCAAGAAAAAGAAAATTATCTTTTTCTAATGCAGTACATTTTATTTGCTCCGCATTACGAAAATCTATGGCTACAGAAATAAGTAATTTCATTGAAGAGCATACATATTTAGATTTTCCTTGTATATCAAAACAAGCATTTTCTAAAGCAAGACAAAATATTTCCCCTGAAGCATTTAAAGAATTATGCAGATTATTTGTTGATTCTTTTTATAGCTCAACAAACAATTTAAAAAAGTGGAATGGATTTAATGTTCTTGCTGTCGATGGAACCTCTTTGCAAGTTCCTGATACAATTGAATGTGGTGAATATTTTGGATTAAGTAAAAATCAAAATAAAGTACAAACTGCTATTGCGTCGGCGTCAGCCTTATATGATGTATTAAATGATATAATAATTGATGCGTCTGTAACTAAATTTAGAACTAGCGAAAGAGAAATGGCCAAACAACATATAAATACACTTAATAATGAAAAATTACTCAATAATAGCATTGTAATTTTTGATAGGGGCTATCCTTCTTATGATATGTTTGATTATTTAAACGATAGAAATTTATTTTTCTTAATGAGAATATCATCTTCATTTAAGATAATACAATCTATTTCTTCTGAAGATTGTATTTTTGAATATAAATCAAAAGGAGAATTGAAAAAAGTAAGAGTTATAAAAATAAAACTTTCTGCTGACACCACAGAAATATTAGTAACTAATATATTTGATGAAATTATTACTCCTAATCAATTTAAAGAATTGTATTTTCTTAGATGGGGAGTTGAATGCAAATATAAAGAACTTAAAAGTAGTATTGAAATAGAAGAATTTTCTGGAACTAAGCCAATTGCAATTGAACAAGATTTTTATGCATCTATTTATATATCTATGGTTGCAGCACTTATAAAGAAAGATGCCGACGCTGCAATAGCAAATAAAAATAAAGATAAAAATTTAAAATCAGAATATCAAGCAAATAGAAATTTTATATTATGTGACGTTTTGAAGAAGATAATAGTTATGATGGTAAAGCCTATTTCAGGAAAAAGAATATTAGAACATATATTAGAAAAAGCTAAAAAAATACGCTCACAAATACGTCCAAACCGTAATTGTGAGCGAAAAAACAAGCACCCAAGGAAAAAGCATCATTCTCAAAGGAAATCTTGCATATAA
- a CDS encoding IS110 family transposase: MYIVGIDIGKNNHEATIIDNTGTIIGKSLKFTNSHSGANKLITYISKNIGSSEVIFGLEATGHYWLSLYSFLLEKGYSINVINPIQSDSFRNLYIRQTKNDTVDSFIIAEVIRFGRFTTTQLANDKLLSLRQLCRYRLSLVDSVSELKCRIITVLDQVFPEYEKLFSDTWGISSKKLLEKYQTPEDILEIDTSELADFLKEHSRGQLGYVKAEKIKDAAQNTFGIKIAQNAFKFQLKQLIDQVLFIENQIKSLDKEIEFYYNQFDCHLTSIPGIGAVTAAIILSEIGDVTRFKNASSLVAYAGIDPTVKQSGQFLSNNNKMSKRGSPYLRRALFLAASTCTLHESPLNDYYNKKRSEGKHHLTAVGAVAHKLTHIVFAIMRDNKDYEPMS, from the coding sequence ATGTATATTGTAGGTATTGATATTGGCAAAAATAATCATGAAGCTACTATTATTGATAATACTGGCACTATCATCGGTAAATCACTTAAATTTACAAACTCTCATAGCGGTGCAAATAAATTAATTACATACATATCTAAAAATATTGGTTCTTCCGAAGTTATCTTTGGCTTGGAAGCTACTGGACATTATTGGCTTTCATTATATTCATTCTTGCTTGAAAAAGGTTATTCGATTAATGTTATAAATCCTATTCAATCTGACAGCTTTAGAAACCTATATATTCGCCAAACTAAAAATGACACTGTAGATTCATTTATCATTGCTGAAGTCATAAGATTCGGCAGATTTACAACTACTCAGCTTGCTAACGATAAATTACTTTCCCTAAGACAGCTTTGCAGATATAGGCTATCTTTAGTTGATAGTGTTTCTGAGCTTAAATGCAGAATTATCACTGTTCTAGATCAAGTTTTTCCTGAATATGAAAAACTCTTTTCTGATACTTGGGGTATTAGTTCTAAAAAGCTACTTGAAAAATATCAAACACCTGAAGATATATTGGAAATAGATACATCTGAATTAGCAGACTTCTTAAAAGAACATAGTCGCGGCCAACTTGGCTATGTCAAAGCGGAAAAAATTAAAGATGCAGCACAAAATACCTTTGGAATTAAAATTGCTCAAAATGCCTTTAAATTTCAACTTAAACAATTAATTGATCAAGTATTATTTATAGAAAATCAAATTAAGAGTTTGGATAAGGAAATTGAATTTTATTATAATCAATTTGATTGCCACTTAACTTCAATTCCTGGTATCGGAGCTGTAACTGCTGCTATTATTCTTAGTGAAATTGGTGATGTAACTCGCTTTAAGAATGCATCAAGCCTTGTTGCTTACGCTGGTATTGACCCTACAGTAAAGCAATCTGGTCAGTTCTTATCCAATAATAATAAGATGTCTAAGCGTGGCTCTCCATACCTACGACGTGCCTTATTCCTAGCTGCCTCGACTTGTACTTTACACGAAAGTCCTCTTAATGATTATTATAACAAAAAACGAAGTGAAGGTAAGCATCATCTCACTGCCGTTGGAGCGGTTGCTCATAAACTTACACATATTGTTTTTGCTATTATGAGAGACAATAAGGACTATGAGCCTATGTCATAG